A single region of the Oleispira antarctica RB-8 genome encodes:
- the motB gene encoding Flagellar MotB protein → MTESVSNKHRGLRRRRPNFEDSSSSWLITYSDAVTLLLAFFVMILSVSDLNQGKVEALKEGLTEAMTGEAPPTPFTDIKNGLEQLIEQDGLQDQVSVTLDKEGVKIEFSNVSLYQSGSADIKIDAIKTLNKVTQVILKTSHKTHMVEVGGHTDNVPIHTEKFPSNWELSSARATNVVKYLLAEGIEKERLKAAGYADSRPKENSLNLPLNQQREDNRRVVIFVKRY, encoded by the coding sequence ATGACAGAGTCGGTTTCTAATAAACACAGGGGGCTAAGACGTCGTCGCCCCAATTTTGAGGATTCATCCAGCTCTTGGTTAATTACCTACTCTGATGCAGTTACTTTGCTGCTCGCTTTTTTTGTAATGATATTATCTGTCTCAGATTTGAATCAGGGAAAAGTGGAAGCGCTAAAAGAAGGTCTAACAGAAGCGATGACAGGAGAGGCGCCTCCTACACCATTTACCGATATTAAAAATGGCTTAGAGCAATTAATTGAGCAGGATGGCTTGCAAGATCAAGTCTCTGTTACTCTAGATAAAGAAGGTGTGAAAATAGAGTTTTCAAATGTTTCATTATATCAATCAGGTTCGGCCGATATTAAAATTGATGCGATTAAAACACTGAATAAAGTAACTCAAGTTATACTAAAAACCAGCCATAAGACTCACATGGTCGAAGTGGGTGGGCATACTGATAATGTTCCAATTCATACCGAAAAATTCCCATCAAATTGGGAGTTGTCGTCTGCGCGAGCAACCAATGTTGTTAAGTACTTATTAGCAGAAGGAATCGAAAAAGAACGACTAAAAGCGGCAGGTTACGCCGATAGCCGACCTAAAGAAAACAGCCTTAATTTACCCCTCAATCAGCAGCGTGAAGATAATCGACGCGTGGTTATTTTTGTAAAGCGTTACTAG
- a CDS encoding FliG-like protein, which produces MKLLIQGILNLCLICAVAYPIVNATAETGKTFEVPAKKDEIEEVRFKDEMEARLNRDLQAYLGNNRFIIHVEAELKKTRTVVKERSNTAAKNIPERPVFTSQPLPVSIDNRTREIEETLPGLPTSDLPIFEDNSVEVDALKGRVQQLENERQQALGYAEKLRQEAEKQIEKIKEKTLGYRNSINKLTITVVLDKSLKDEQIEFIRNLITRKARLDELRGDSLSIVRTEFKDVKQDVVLDGWQQYQGWIMLACFGFMMLLLLLVLYLFNKRLSESLKENQRRSDNFDSLTVPAAVEMAPIDHSENEGNDKRRQLNEMRQELVTIGLGQPQLFQQRINEQLNSGNSQNVAALYEVLGKGLFRSLCPKILNSDAETLADQVAQQPLDNEQKLTYLNNLRHEMLKALSDDETGNAPFAFLEKLNDSQVLYLIKEEETRIKALVLSQVPAKRAASLVQRLEGREQSAVAYELGEFETLPVSTFKDVADRLAQKSLNVPSFENVSANGLSVLINMLDTMSSGEETRLLKTLKADKPETYYRLRQVYYTYADLMRTPERVIANELRDVDRTVMALSLCHTTTEFKRHVLTGLPAKLRSSVIAELKIQEGQAAQEQTEQARNQVVAKMREVLKAGRFSMEELIAVANPS; this is translated from the coding sequence CCTATTGTGAATGCTACGGCTGAGACTGGGAAAACCTTTGAAGTACCGGCTAAAAAAGATGAAATCGAAGAGGTGCGTTTTAAAGATGAAATGGAAGCGCGATTGAATCGAGACTTACAGGCATATCTTGGGAATAATCGCTTTATCATTCATGTTGAAGCCGAATTGAAAAAAACACGTACTGTTGTAAAAGAACGATCTAATACCGCGGCTAAGAATATTCCAGAACGCCCAGTATTTACTTCACAACCTTTGCCAGTATCAATCGATAATCGAACAAGAGAAATCGAAGAAACACTCCCTGGGCTTCCGACCAGTGATTTACCCATTTTCGAAGATAACAGTGTGGAAGTCGATGCGTTGAAAGGCCGTGTTCAGCAATTAGAGAATGAGCGGCAGCAAGCTCTGGGATATGCTGAAAAATTACGCCAAGAAGCTGAAAAGCAGATAGAAAAAATTAAAGAAAAAACGCTAGGTTATAGAAATTCTATTAATAAACTCACTATAACCGTGGTATTAGATAAAAGTTTAAAAGATGAGCAAATAGAATTCATTCGTAATTTGATTACTCGTAAAGCGCGCTTAGATGAATTACGAGGAGACTCTTTAAGCATTGTTCGTACAGAGTTTAAAGACGTTAAGCAAGATGTTGTACTGGATGGTTGGCAACAATACCAAGGCTGGATCATGTTAGCTTGTTTTGGCTTTATGATGTTGTTATTACTGCTGGTGCTCTATTTATTTAATAAGCGCTTGAGTGAGAGTCTAAAAGAGAATCAGCGAAGAAGTGATAACTTTGATAGCCTGACTGTTCCGGCTGCCGTTGAAATGGCTCCTATTGATCATTCGGAAAATGAGGGTAATGATAAGCGTCGTCAGCTTAATGAAATGCGCCAAGAGCTCGTGACGATTGGCTTAGGCCAGCCACAGCTATTTCAACAGCGTATTAACGAACAGTTAAATAGCGGAAATAGTCAAAATGTAGCGGCCTTATATGAAGTATTAGGAAAGGGGTTGTTTCGCAGTCTTTGCCCAAAAATATTAAATTCTGATGCTGAAACTTTAGCAGACCAAGTCGCACAACAGCCTTTAGATAATGAACAAAAACTTACTTATTTAAATAATCTGCGTCACGAGATGTTAAAAGCGTTAAGTGATGATGAAACGGGTAATGCTCCCTTTGCTTTTTTGGAAAAATTAAATGATTCACAAGTTTTATATTTAATAAAAGAAGAAGAAACGCGGATCAAAGCGTTGGTTTTATCGCAAGTTCCTGCAAAAAGAGCGGCCAGTTTAGTGCAGCGACTAGAGGGGCGTGAGCAATCTGCGGTAGCGTATGAATTGGGTGAGTTTGAAACCTTACCCGTATCAACCTTCAAAGACGTTGCGGATCGTTTAGCACAAAAATCTTTGAATGTTCCAAGCTTTGAGAATGTATCTGCGAATGGTCTGTCAGTATTAATTAATATGCTAGACACCATGAGCAGTGGTGAAGAAACTCGTTTACTTAAAACATTAAAAGCGGATAAACCTGAAACCTATTATCGTTTGCGCCAAGTATATTATACCTATGCTGATTTGATGCGAACCCCTGAGCGAGTGATTGCGAATGAGCTTAGAGATGTTGATCGTACGGTGATGGCGTTATCGCTATGCCATACTACAACCGAATTCAAACGACATGTGTTAACGGGGTTGCCAGCCAAGCTACGATCTTCTGTCATTGCAGAATTGAAAATACAAGAAGGCCAAGCAGCACAAGAGCAAACTGAGCAGGCTAGAAATCAAGTTGTGGCTAAGATGCGTGAAGTATTAAAAGCAGGCCGCTTTTCTATGGAAGAATTGATCGCTGTTGCGAATCCAAGTTAA
- the motA gene encoding Flagellar MotA protein, producing the protein MNRFSFSTLVGITVAISLFMYAIVSSTNNYLMFISVSSFALVAGSTFAASLISYTTADVLTAIKALFETLFHAPTSSKHLRGHVERFIEWGSIYRQQGIAGLESSLTDKERRDPFLAHGMELLSSGYKNHDIRTILTDDMDAFWQRMTVESKVLNTMAVYAPGFGMVGTIIGLIIMLDNMNGDMAALGKGLALALITTLYGVVLANIFFRPAANQVTEKQESLYFRDQMIVEGFVLLAEKRDALFMQDRLNAYLKPSARYQPIEEEL; encoded by the coding sequence ATGAATCGATTTTCGTTTAGTACACTGGTTGGGATAACGGTCGCTATTAGCCTTTTCATGTACGCCATTGTTTCGAGCACCAATAACTATTTAATGTTTATTAGTGTCTCAAGCTTTGCTTTGGTGGCGGGAAGCACGTTTGCAGCCTCTTTGATTAGCTATACCACAGCAGACGTCCTTACCGCGATTAAAGCATTATTTGAGACCTTGTTTCATGCGCCGACCAGTTCGAAACATTTACGCGGCCATGTAGAGCGCTTTATTGAATGGGGAAGTATTTATCGTCAACAAGGTATTGCGGGATTAGAGTCTTCGCTAACGGACAAAGAGCGCAGAGATCCATTTTTAGCACACGGTATGGAGCTATTAAGCAGTGGTTATAAAAACCATGACATTCGTACTATTTTAACCGATGACATGGACGCTTTCTGGCAACGAATGACTGTCGAGTCAAAAGTATTAAATACGATGGCTGTTTATGCTCCCGGCTTTGGTATGGTTGGTACCATCATCGGTTTGATTATTATGCTCGATAATATGAATGGCGATATGGCCGCCTTAGGTAAAGGTTTGGCATTGGCATTAATTACAACGCTATATGGCGTTGTATTGGCCAACATTTTCTTTAGACCTGCTGCCAACCAAGTGACCGAAAAACAAGAATCATTATACTTTCGTGATCAAATGATTGTTGAAGGGTTTGTATTGTTAGCCGAGAAGCGTGACGCATTATTTATGCAAGATCGGTTGAATGCTTACCTCAAACCAAGTGCACGTTATCAGCCAATAGAAGAAGAGCTGTAA